The Deltaproteobacteria bacterium genome contains a region encoding:
- a CDS encoding FAD-dependent oxidoreductase: MHEDLPIVVVGGGIAGITAALTLSEGGLPVLLLEKNPRSLGGRVAAYPATHFVHQGRSFTFSVEHGMHGWWRQYRNFWALLERQGLSARMIAAYDQALLFDDGKAVYRTNVGRETQVTRVPEPFHHVRLLAKENLRRLIRTDELPLLANLATKVLEAICFDPYDAKHREKYDALSVADYLRGVPFFFQAFLRSLTRSGFFSDPQHVSLWAFLLSLQLYVFLRREDQCFSFPRGPVVPTLLEPLAARIAARGGRLVRGVSVERVERAPGGGWTLAWKRTGADAPTVQGDPAPELGGYSGTLRARAVVLAVDVEGAKALRQRSPDLVAPLGDLSAFRGRPSTVVRLFFGAAPSLEYGESGVFSGRATVDNFFWLHRFQDEFAAFHAETGGSVLEGHIYAPERLHALPDAELFARVERDVERAFPEVAGSCLHRTIVRNEATHINFPVGSARSFPKVVTAQPDLVLCGDWIDGGAPVLYMERACQTALVAANALLARAGLPETEVLFPSPPPAHLRAFQKALRRVDRHLPGLWPTRPRRGSAAEAAEEDER; this comes from the coding sequence ATGCACGAAGACCTCCCCATCGTGGTCGTCGGCGGCGGCATCGCCGGGATCACCGCCGCGCTCACCCTGAGCGAGGGTGGGCTTCCGGTGCTGCTCCTCGAGAAGAACCCGCGGTCGCTAGGCGGCCGGGTCGCGGCCTATCCCGCCACGCACTTCGTGCACCAGGGGCGGTCGTTCACCTTCTCCGTCGAACACGGCATGCACGGCTGGTGGCGGCAGTACCGCAACTTCTGGGCGCTCCTCGAGCGGCAGGGCCTCTCCGCGCGCATGATCGCCGCCTACGACCAGGCCCTGCTGTTCGACGATGGCAAGGCGGTGTACCGCACGAACGTGGGACGCGAGACGCAGGTCACGCGGGTGCCGGAGCCCTTCCACCACGTACGGCTGCTGGCCAAGGAGAACCTCCGCCGGCTGATTCGCACCGACGAGCTCCCGCTGCTCGCGAACCTCGCCACCAAGGTGCTCGAGGCGATCTGCTTCGACCCCTACGACGCGAAGCACCGGGAGAAGTACGACGCGCTCTCGGTGGCCGACTACCTGCGCGGCGTGCCCTTCTTCTTTCAGGCCTTCCTGCGGAGCCTCACGCGGAGCGGCTTCTTCTCCGACCCGCAGCACGTCTCGCTCTGGGCCTTCCTGCTGAGCTTGCAGCTCTACGTCTTTCTGCGCCGCGAGGACCAGTGTTTCTCCTTCCCGCGCGGCCCGGTCGTGCCCACGCTCCTCGAGCCGCTGGCGGCGAGGATCGCGGCGCGCGGGGGCCGGCTCGTGCGCGGCGTCTCGGTCGAGCGCGTCGAACGCGCGCCGGGAGGAGGCTGGACCCTCGCCTGGAAGCGCACGGGGGCCGACGCGCCGACGGTCCAGGGCGACCCGGCTCCCGAGCTCGGCGGCTACTCGGGCACCCTGCGCGCACGCGCCGTCGTGCTCGCCGTGGACGTGGAAGGGGCGAAGGCGCTCCGGCAACGCTCGCCCGACCTCGTGGCGCCGCTCGGCGACCTCTCGGCGTTCCGGGGGCGTCCCTCGACGGTGGTGCGCCTCTTCTTCGGCGCCGCCCCGAGCCTCGAGTACGGCGAGAGCGGCGTCTTCAGCGGGCGGGCCACGGTGGACAATTTCTTCTGGCTCCACCGTTTTCAAGACGAGTTCGCCGCCTTCCACGCCGAGACGGGGGGGAGCGTGCTCGAAGGGCACATCTACGCCCCCGAGAGGCTCCACGCGCTCCCCGACGCCGAGCTCTTCGCGCGCGTCGAGCGGGACGTGGAGCGCGCTTTTCCCGAGGTGGCGGGGAGCTGCCTGCATCGCACGATCGTCCGCAACGAGGCCACGCACATCAACTTCCCCGTCGGCAGCGCGCGCTCCTTTCCGAAGGTGGTGACCGCGCAGCCAGACCTGGTCCTCTGCGGCGATTGGATCGACGGCGGCGCTCCCGTGCTCTACATGGAGCGGGCCTGTCAGACCGCGCTCGTGGCGGCGAACGCGCTCCTCGCGCGGGCCGGCCTCCCCGAGACGGAGGTCCTCTTCCCGTCCCCGCCACCCGCGCACCTGCGGGCCTTCCAGAAGGCGCTCCGCCGCGTGGACCGACATCTGCCGGGGCTCTGGCCCACGCGCCCCCGACGGGGCTCCGCGGCCGAGGCCGCCGAGGAGGACGAGAGATGA
- a CDS encoding acetoacetate decarboxylase family protein, with translation MIDGDALAGDALTSEALLAELRKLPLFADLEHDVTARLLELGRRERVPAGKVFLAEEAAPDDLYLLLRGEVAVRRNDRLVTLLPAPQALGLLSLVDGKPRSASLSAFTEVELLVLERRDLYELMGRSPALGRSLVQHFATEVRTLYEAENVLRRHFEDFFESPNARLVPGPYVADAFEMVFLVMRDDPARLRRLLPDGLRPLPGLEDRYFLTFSFFPRVATEHPAGRGKAFAYDETCPFLPCLGPSLKPGVYTPELYPENFLAITLGRELYGFPKRFGKTERYADHIDVILAQEMLLRASWRERQPLEAPEFGRELAAQLAGPRRLPTSVTELVGALFGLANRDVLRLAWPAVTVYLHKQIPDVTSEAERRPVVDQLVEVPFRVRAMERFFALRAPEVRFFASSYFLGGECVGGFSLTMSFVFGRGRVALDYLARAKASSLGDRVRRLIGRE, from the coding sequence ATGATCGACGGAGACGCCCTCGCCGGTGACGCCCTCACGAGCGAGGCTCTGCTCGCCGAGCTCCGCAAGCTCCCGCTCTTCGCGGACCTCGAGCACGACGTCACCGCACGCCTGCTCGAGCTCGGCCGACGCGAGCGCGTCCCCGCGGGAAAAGTCTTCCTCGCCGAGGAGGCGGCCCCCGACGACCTCTACCTGCTCCTTCGCGGCGAGGTCGCGGTGCGCCGCAACGACCGGCTCGTGACGCTGCTCCCCGCGCCGCAGGCCCTCGGGCTGCTGTCGCTGGTGGACGGCAAGCCGCGCTCGGCCTCCCTCTCGGCCTTCACCGAGGTCGAGCTCCTCGTGCTCGAGCGGCGCGACCTCTACGAGCTGATGGGCCGGAGCCCCGCCCTCGGCCGCAGCCTGGTGCAGCACTTCGCCACCGAGGTGCGGACGCTCTACGAGGCCGAGAACGTGCTGCGCCGCCACTTCGAGGACTTCTTCGAATCGCCAAACGCGCGCCTCGTCCCCGGGCCGTACGTCGCCGACGCCTTCGAGATGGTCTTCCTCGTGATGCGCGACGACCCCGCGCGCTTGCGCCGCCTGCTCCCCGACGGGCTCCGGCCGCTACCCGGCCTCGAGGACCGTTACTTCCTCACCTTCAGCTTCTTCCCGCGGGTCGCCACGGAGCACCCCGCCGGCCGCGGCAAGGCCTTCGCCTACGACGAGACCTGCCCCTTTCTGCCGTGCCTCGGGCCGTCGCTGAAGCCGGGGGTCTACACGCCGGAGCTCTATCCGGAGAACTTCCTCGCCATCACCCTCGGGCGCGAGCTCTACGGCTTCCCGAAGCGCTTCGGCAAGACCGAGCGCTACGCCGACCACATCGACGTGATCCTGGCCCAGGAGATGCTGCTCCGCGCCTCGTGGCGCGAGCGGCAGCCGCTCGAGGCTCCCGAGTTCGGGCGCGAGCTCGCCGCGCAGCTCGCGGGTCCCAGGCGTCTCCCGACATCGGTGACGGAGCTGGTGGGCGCCCTCTTCGGCCTCGCGAATCGCGACGTCCTGCGGCTGGCCTGGCCGGCCGTGACCGTCTACCTGCACAAGCAGATCCCCGACGTGACCTCCGAGGCGGAGCGACGACCGGTCGTGGACCAGCTGGTCGAGGTCCCCTTTCGCGTGCGCGCCATGGAGCGCTTCTTCGCGCTGCGCGCGCCAGAGGTGCGCTTCTTCGCCTCGAGCTACTTTCTCGGGGGCGAGTGCGTGGGCGGCTTCTCGCTCACCATGAGCTTCGTCTTCGGCCGCGGGCGCGTGGCGCTGGACTACCTCGCTCGCGCGAAGGCTTCGTCCCTGGGGGACCGCGTGCGCCGCTTGATCGGCCGCGAATGA